A single region of the Gossypium arboreum isolate Shixiya-1 chromosome 12, ASM2569848v2, whole genome shotgun sequence genome encodes:
- the LOC108479301 gene encoding pantothenate kinase 2-like isoform X1, giving the protein MAGLNGDPFLGIDDNIEKLQYNNNSKEVIDKEGLVVGIGEDSSNNKNNNQGGEKDMAGNSIHRSGSRPQLDLSKAEIQGNSEERDPTILLPNQTDDISHLALDIGGSLIKLVYFSRHEDQSVDDKRKKTVKERLGISNGNRRNFPILGGRLHFVKFETSKLNECLDFISSKQLHRGRIDSHHWNSEAPANENAVIKATGGGAYKFADLFKERLGVSIDKEDEMDCLVAGANFLLKAIRHEAFTHMEGHKEFVQIDHNDLFPYLLVNIGSGVSIIKVDGDGKFQRVSGTNVGGGTYWGLGRLLTKCNRPYSSVTPLFSFDELLELSQRGDNRTIDMLVGDIYGGMDYSKIGLSASTIASSFGKAISDKKELQDYRPEDISLSLLRMISYNIGQISYLNALRFGLKRIFFGGFFIRGHAYTMDTISFAVHFWSKGEAQAMFLRHEGFLGAVGAFMSYQKHGLDDLMVHHLVERFPMGAPYTGGKIHGPPLGDLNEKISWMEKFVLKGTEITAPVPMAPPGTTGLGGFEVPSSRGATLRSDASALNVGVLHLVPTLEVFPLLADPKMYEPNTIDLSDHKELEYWFTVLSEHLPDLVDKAVASEGGTDDAKRRGDAFARAFSAHLARLMEEPAAYGKLGLANLLELREECLREFQFLDAYRSIKQRENEASLAVLPDLLLELDHMDEETRLLTLIEGVLAANIFDWGSRACVDLYHKGTIIEIYRMSRNKMQRPWQVDDFDLFKERMLGSEGKKPRPHKRALLFVDNSGADIVLGMLPLARELLRRGTEVVLVANSLPALNDVTAMELPDIVAEAAKHCDILRRAAEAGGLLVDAMNNNTLDGSRGNSSSVPLMVVENGCGSPCIDLRQVSSELAAAAKHADLVILEGMGRALHTNFNARFKCEALKLAMVKNQRLAEKLIKGKIYDCVCRYEPAT; this is encoded by the exons ATGGCTGGTCTAAATGGAGACCCTTTTCTTGGAATTGACGATAACATTGAAAAGcttcaatataataataacagCAAGGAGGTTATAGACAAAGAAGGGTTGGTGGTGGGGATAGGAGAAGATAGCAgtaataataaaaacaacaatCAGGGAGGTGAAAAAGATATGGCTGGCAATTCAATTCACAGGTCAGGTTCAAGGCCTCAACTTGACCTTAGCAAAGCTGAAATCCAAGGCAATTCTGAGGAAAGAGATCCTACCATTTTGCTGCCTAATCAAACTGATGATATCTCTCATTTGGCTCTTGATATTGGAG GTTCACTTATTAAGTTGGTCTATTTTTCAAGACATGAAGACCAATCAGTTGATGATAAGAGGAAGAAAACTGTCAAGGAAAGATTGGGTATTTCAAATGGTAACAGGAGAAACTTCCCTATTCTTGGTGGGAGGCTTCACTTTGTGAAGTTTGAGACAAGCAAGTTGAATGAGTGTTTGGATTTTATCTCTTCCAAGCAGCTTCACCGTGGCA GAATTGATTCCCATCATTGGAATTCTGAGGCTCCTGCCAATGAAAATGCAGTTATCAAG GCCACAGGGGGTGGGGCATACAAGTTTGCGGACCTCTTTAAAGAAAGGCTTGGGGTCAGTATTGACAAAGAAGATGAAATGGATTGCCTTGTCGCAGGAGCAAATTTCTTACTTAAG GCTATTCGCCATGAAGCTTTCACCCACATGGAGGGTCACAAAGAGTTTGTGCAGATTGACCACAATGATCTGTTCCCTTATCTTCTTGTTAATATTGGATCTGGTGTTAGTATAATTAag GTTGATGGAGATGGCAAATTTCAGCGTGTTAGTGGAACAAATGTTGGAGGTGGTACTTATTGGGGATTAGGAAGGTTACTAACAAAGTGCAACAG ACCTTACTCTTCAGTGACCCCGCTATTCAGTTTTGATGAACTGCTAGAATTGAGTCAAAGGGGAGACAATAGGACCATAGACATGCTTGTTGGGGACATCTATGGTGGCATGGATTACTCTAAG ATTGGCCTCTCTGCATCAACCATAGCTTCTAGTTTTGGCAAGGCTATTTCTGACAAGAAGGAGCTTCAAGATTACAGACCTGAAGATATTTCCTTGTCTCTCTTGAGAATGATTTCCTACAATATTGGACAG ATATCTTATTTAAATGCACTTCGGTTTGGGCTTAAGCGAATCTTTTTTGGAGGATTTTTCATAAGGGGTCATGCGTATACCATGGATACAATCTCCTTTGCTGTTCATTTTTG GTCAAAAGGAGAGGCACAAGCTATGTTCTTGAGACATGAAGGATTTTTGGGAGCTGTAGGCGCATTTATGAGTTATCAGAAGCATGGCCTTGATGACTTGATGGTGCATCACTTAGTTGAGAGGTTCCCAATGGGAGCACCATACACTGGTGGAAAGATACATGGACCGCCACTTGGTGACTTGAATGAAAAG ATTTCTTGGATGGAAAAGTTTGTGTTGAAGGGTACTGAGATTACAGCACCAGTACCGATGGCTCCACCTGGAACCACAGGACTGGGAGGATTTGAAGTTCCATCTTCTAGAGGTGCCACTTTGCGCTCTGATGCAAGTGCTTTAAACGTTGGTGTTCTCCATCTTGTACCCACTTTGGAGGTGTTTCCTTTATTAGCTGACCCAAAAAT GTACGAGCCCAATACCATTGATCTATCAGATCACAAAGAGCTAGA GTACTGGTTCACCGTGCTTTCAGAGCACTTGCCTGACCTTGTTGATAAG GCTGTGGCAAGTGAAGGTGGAACTGATGATGCTAAAAGAAGAGGTGATGCTTTTGCTCGTGCTTTCTCCGCTCACTTGGCAAG GTTGATGGAGGAACCAGCTGCTTATGGGAAGTTAGGATTGGCCAATCTTTTGGAACTGAGAGAAGAGTGCCTGAGGGAGTTTCAGTTTCTTGATGCTTATAGAAGCATCAAACAGAG GGAAAATGAGGCATCTCTTGCTGTTTTACCTGATCTACTACTGGAGCTTGACCATATGGATGAG GAAACAAGGTTGCTTACCTTAATTGAAGGTGTTCTAGCTGCAAACATATTCGACTGGGGATCCCGTGCTTGTGTTGATCTTTATCATAAAGGAACAATTATTGAAATTTATAGAATGAGTCGCAACAAAATGCAAAGACCATGGCAG GTTGATGATTTTGACCTCTTTAAGGAACGAATGTTAGGATCTGAAGGGAAGAAACCTAGACCCCATAAGAGAGCTTTACTCTTTGTTGACAACTCGGGTGCTGACATTGTCCTTGGCATGCTTCCGCTAGCAAGAGAACTCCTTCGACGTGGAACAGAA GTTGTTTTGGTTGCAAATTCTCTTCCTGCACTGAATGATGTAACTGCTATGGAGCTTCCTGATATTGTTGCTGAGGCTGCAAAG CATTGCGACATCCTCCGTCGAGCTGCTGAAGCAGGAGGCCTCCTAGTAGATGCAATGAATAACAACACATTAGATGGTTCCAGAGGAAATTCTTCTTCAGTTCCATTGATGGTAGTTGAGAATGGTTGTGGAAGCCCATGTATAGATTTAAGGCAAGTCAGCTCTGAGCTAGCCGCAGCAGCCAAACATGCTGACTTG GTTATCTTAGAAGGGATGGGTAGAGCTCTTCACACCAATTTCAATGCTCGGTTTAAATGCGAAGCCCTCAAG CTTGCAATGGTGAAAAATCAGAGGTTGGCTGAAAAACTGATTAAAGGgaagatatatgattgtgtttgCAGATATGAACCCGCCACTTGA
- the LOC108479301 gene encoding pantothenate kinase 2-like isoform X2, whose translation MAGLNGDPFLGIDDNIEKLQYNNNSKEVIDKEGLVVGIGEDSSNNKNNNQGGEKDMAGNSIHRSGSRPQLDLSKAEIQGNSEERDPTILLPNQTDDISHLALDIGGSLIKLVYFSRHEDQSVDDKRKKTVKERLGISNGNRRNFPILGGRLHFVKFETSKLNECLDFISSKQLHRGRIDSHHWNSEAPANENAVIKATGGGAYKFADLFKERLGVSIDKEDEMDCLVAGANFLLKAIRHEAFTHMEGHKEFVQIDHNDLFPYLLVNIGSGVSIIKVDGDGKFQRVSGTNVGGGTYWGLGRLLTKCNSFDELLELSQRGDNRTIDMLVGDIYGGMDYSKIGLSASTIASSFGKAISDKKELQDYRPEDISLSLLRMISYNIGQISYLNALRFGLKRIFFGGFFIRGHAYTMDTISFAVHFWSKGEAQAMFLRHEGFLGAVGAFMSYQKHGLDDLMVHHLVERFPMGAPYTGGKIHGPPLGDLNEKISWMEKFVLKGTEITAPVPMAPPGTTGLGGFEVPSSRGATLRSDASALNVGVLHLVPTLEVFPLLADPKMYEPNTIDLSDHKELEYWFTVLSEHLPDLVDKAVASEGGTDDAKRRGDAFARAFSAHLARLMEEPAAYGKLGLANLLELREECLREFQFLDAYRSIKQRENEASLAVLPDLLLELDHMDEETRLLTLIEGVLAANIFDWGSRACVDLYHKGTIIEIYRMSRNKMQRPWQVDDFDLFKERMLGSEGKKPRPHKRALLFVDNSGADIVLGMLPLARELLRRGTEVVLVANSLPALNDVTAMELPDIVAEAAKHCDILRRAAEAGGLLVDAMNNNTLDGSRGNSSSVPLMVVENGCGSPCIDLRQVSSELAAAAKHADLVILEGMGRALHTNFNARFKCEALKLAMVKNQRLAEKLIKGKIYDCVCRYEPAT comes from the exons ATGGCTGGTCTAAATGGAGACCCTTTTCTTGGAATTGACGATAACATTGAAAAGcttcaatataataataacagCAAGGAGGTTATAGACAAAGAAGGGTTGGTGGTGGGGATAGGAGAAGATAGCAgtaataataaaaacaacaatCAGGGAGGTGAAAAAGATATGGCTGGCAATTCAATTCACAGGTCAGGTTCAAGGCCTCAACTTGACCTTAGCAAAGCTGAAATCCAAGGCAATTCTGAGGAAAGAGATCCTACCATTTTGCTGCCTAATCAAACTGATGATATCTCTCATTTGGCTCTTGATATTGGAG GTTCACTTATTAAGTTGGTCTATTTTTCAAGACATGAAGACCAATCAGTTGATGATAAGAGGAAGAAAACTGTCAAGGAAAGATTGGGTATTTCAAATGGTAACAGGAGAAACTTCCCTATTCTTGGTGGGAGGCTTCACTTTGTGAAGTTTGAGACAAGCAAGTTGAATGAGTGTTTGGATTTTATCTCTTCCAAGCAGCTTCACCGTGGCA GAATTGATTCCCATCATTGGAATTCTGAGGCTCCTGCCAATGAAAATGCAGTTATCAAG GCCACAGGGGGTGGGGCATACAAGTTTGCGGACCTCTTTAAAGAAAGGCTTGGGGTCAGTATTGACAAAGAAGATGAAATGGATTGCCTTGTCGCAGGAGCAAATTTCTTACTTAAG GCTATTCGCCATGAAGCTTTCACCCACATGGAGGGTCACAAAGAGTTTGTGCAGATTGACCACAATGATCTGTTCCCTTATCTTCTTGTTAATATTGGATCTGGTGTTAGTATAATTAag GTTGATGGAGATGGCAAATTTCAGCGTGTTAGTGGAACAAATGTTGGAGGTGGTACTTATTGGGGATTAGGAAGGTTACTAACAAAGTGCAACAG TTTTGATGAACTGCTAGAATTGAGTCAAAGGGGAGACAATAGGACCATAGACATGCTTGTTGGGGACATCTATGGTGGCATGGATTACTCTAAG ATTGGCCTCTCTGCATCAACCATAGCTTCTAGTTTTGGCAAGGCTATTTCTGACAAGAAGGAGCTTCAAGATTACAGACCTGAAGATATTTCCTTGTCTCTCTTGAGAATGATTTCCTACAATATTGGACAG ATATCTTATTTAAATGCACTTCGGTTTGGGCTTAAGCGAATCTTTTTTGGAGGATTTTTCATAAGGGGTCATGCGTATACCATGGATACAATCTCCTTTGCTGTTCATTTTTG GTCAAAAGGAGAGGCACAAGCTATGTTCTTGAGACATGAAGGATTTTTGGGAGCTGTAGGCGCATTTATGAGTTATCAGAAGCATGGCCTTGATGACTTGATGGTGCATCACTTAGTTGAGAGGTTCCCAATGGGAGCACCATACACTGGTGGAAAGATACATGGACCGCCACTTGGTGACTTGAATGAAAAG ATTTCTTGGATGGAAAAGTTTGTGTTGAAGGGTACTGAGATTACAGCACCAGTACCGATGGCTCCACCTGGAACCACAGGACTGGGAGGATTTGAAGTTCCATCTTCTAGAGGTGCCACTTTGCGCTCTGATGCAAGTGCTTTAAACGTTGGTGTTCTCCATCTTGTACCCACTTTGGAGGTGTTTCCTTTATTAGCTGACCCAAAAAT GTACGAGCCCAATACCATTGATCTATCAGATCACAAAGAGCTAGA GTACTGGTTCACCGTGCTTTCAGAGCACTTGCCTGACCTTGTTGATAAG GCTGTGGCAAGTGAAGGTGGAACTGATGATGCTAAAAGAAGAGGTGATGCTTTTGCTCGTGCTTTCTCCGCTCACTTGGCAAG GTTGATGGAGGAACCAGCTGCTTATGGGAAGTTAGGATTGGCCAATCTTTTGGAACTGAGAGAAGAGTGCCTGAGGGAGTTTCAGTTTCTTGATGCTTATAGAAGCATCAAACAGAG GGAAAATGAGGCATCTCTTGCTGTTTTACCTGATCTACTACTGGAGCTTGACCATATGGATGAG GAAACAAGGTTGCTTACCTTAATTGAAGGTGTTCTAGCTGCAAACATATTCGACTGGGGATCCCGTGCTTGTGTTGATCTTTATCATAAAGGAACAATTATTGAAATTTATAGAATGAGTCGCAACAAAATGCAAAGACCATGGCAG GTTGATGATTTTGACCTCTTTAAGGAACGAATGTTAGGATCTGAAGGGAAGAAACCTAGACCCCATAAGAGAGCTTTACTCTTTGTTGACAACTCGGGTGCTGACATTGTCCTTGGCATGCTTCCGCTAGCAAGAGAACTCCTTCGACGTGGAACAGAA GTTGTTTTGGTTGCAAATTCTCTTCCTGCACTGAATGATGTAACTGCTATGGAGCTTCCTGATATTGTTGCTGAGGCTGCAAAG CATTGCGACATCCTCCGTCGAGCTGCTGAAGCAGGAGGCCTCCTAGTAGATGCAATGAATAACAACACATTAGATGGTTCCAGAGGAAATTCTTCTTCAGTTCCATTGATGGTAGTTGAGAATGGTTGTGGAAGCCCATGTATAGATTTAAGGCAAGTCAGCTCTGAGCTAGCCGCAGCAGCCAAACATGCTGACTTG GTTATCTTAGAAGGGATGGGTAGAGCTCTTCACACCAATTTCAATGCTCGGTTTAAATGCGAAGCCCTCAAG CTTGCAATGGTGAAAAATCAGAGGTTGGCTGAAAAACTGATTAAAGGgaagatatatgattgtgtttgCAGATATGAACCCGCCACTTGA
- the LOC108479302 gene encoding uncharacterized protein LOC108479302, translated as MKLVRLVKAVCARPSIREIMGPLQVRTFQHDFVPRDPNAKPKRFKYPQVYDPYGPRPPPSDKVVELAERIAALPPEECRQIGPTLTERLRHPKMQVIADEGMDLGAQGGAGAGAPKAEEKKEKTAFDVKLEKFDAAAKIKVIKEVRAFTNLGLKEAKELVEKAPVILKQGITKDEANDIMEKIKAAGGVAVME; from the coding sequence ATGAAGTTGGTCAGACTTGTGAAAGCAGTTTGTGCCCGCCCCTCCATTCGTGAAATAATGGGGCCTTTGCAGGTCCGGACATTTCAGCATGATTTTGTTCCTAGAGATCCCAATGCTAAGCCTAAAAGGTTCAAATACCCTCAAGTTTATGATCCATATGGCCCAAGGCCTCCACCGTCTGATAAGGTTGTTGAACTGGCAGAGCGAATTGCAGCCCTACCACCAGAAGAATGCAGACAAATCGGTCCTACTCTCACCGAGAGGCTAAGACACCCAAAAATGCAAGTCATTGCAGATGAAGGGATGGACTTGGGTGCACAGGGTGGAGCAGGTGCTGGAGCTCCAAAAGCAGAGGAGAAGAAAGAGAAAACAGCATTTGATGTGAAGTTGGAAAAGTTCGATGCAGCTGCAAAAATCAAGGTAATTAAGGAAGTGAGGGCATTTACTAACTTGGGTTTGAAAGAGGCTAAGGAACTTGTTGAGAAGGCACCTGTTATACTCAAACAAGGGATCACGAAGGACGAAGCAAATGATATAATGGAGAAGATAAAAGCAGCTGGAGGAGTTGCTGTCATGGAATGA